One Methylomonas sp. LL1 DNA window includes the following coding sequences:
- a CDS encoding OmpH family outer membrane protein produces MKSRISLFLMLMLVAGASHAELKIGFVNVAKVLEKAPQAANAKSRLETEFSPRDKALVSQQKEIKSMEEKLGRDSAVMGEEERRRLEKDILDKKRDAQRAQQEFSEDFNMRRNEELGNLQKRIVEAVRALAKEESFDLLLTDGVIYANDQIDVTSRVQQKLETLSQ; encoded by the coding sequence ATGAAAAGTAGAATTTCGTTGTTTTTAATGCTGATGTTGGTTGCCGGCGCGAGCCACGCTGAACTGAAAATCGGTTTTGTGAATGTGGCCAAAGTATTGGAAAAGGCGCCTCAGGCTGCAAATGCCAAATCCCGGTTGGAAACTGAATTTTCTCCTCGCGATAAAGCCCTGGTTTCCCAGCAAAAAGAAATCAAGAGCATGGAAGAAAAACTGGGTAGGGATTCCGCCGTGATGGGTGAAGAAGAACGCCGTAGATTGGAAAAGGACATTCTGGATAAGAAACGCGACGCGCAAAGAGCGCAACAGGAGTTCAGCGAAGACTTCAATATGCGCAGAAACGAAGAGTTGGGCAATTTGCAAAAACGTATCGTGGAAGCCGTCAGAGCCCTGGCCAAGGAAGAGTCTTTTGACTTGCTGTTGACCGATGGCGTGATTTACGCCAACGATCAAATCGACGTCACCAGCCGTGTTCAGCAAAAGCTGGAAACCTTGTCGCAATAA